A single genomic interval of Candidatus Hinthialibacter antarcticus harbors:
- a CDS encoding NifB/NifX family molybdenum-iron cluster-binding protein encodes MKIAVPVINEKLAAHFGHCEHFALLEVDSSAGQVTSKTLVTPPPHEPGVLPLWLHQQGADVIICGGMGIKAKQLFDQYSIRVVIGAPEELPEALAKQFLEGSLQTGENLCTH; translated from the coding sequence ATGAAAATCGCCGTCCCCGTCATCAACGAAAAACTCGCAGCCCATTTTGGCCATTGTGAACATTTTGCTCTGCTTGAAGTCGACTCTTCAGCAGGACAGGTAACGAGCAAGACGCTCGTCACGCCTCCGCCTCATGAACCTGGCGTCTTGCCCTTGTGGTTGCACCAGCAAGGCGCAGACGTCATTATTTGCGGCGGCATGGGCATCAAAGCCAAACAATTGTTTGATCAATACTCCATCCGGGTTGTGATCGGCGCGCCGGAGGAACTTCCTGAAGCGCTCGCAAAACAATTTTTGGAAGGCTCTTTGCAAACGGGTGAAAACCTCTGTACACATTAA
- a CDS encoding ATP-binding protein, with translation MMKQISIISGKGGAGKTSLTACLASLAQNAMVADCDVDASDLHLVLNPQVIERGAFRCGKKAYISKDKCIDCRVCFDLCAFEAVQPVETMAGTVYQVDSLACEGCGVCVRYCPVGAIELREEENGEWFRSHSRLGPMTHATLQVAKENSGKLSTLVRRHAFEWGQSLGCDWILIDGPPGIGCPVIAAISGVDLVLIVTEPTLSGFHDMERVVELSHHFDIPAVICVNKYDINRDITHSITMRGIELGTPVVGRIPYDSSFVEAQINQMSLTEFSNGPSAIAIRELWRTIKQRLTLSSEVSKKGAN, from the coding sequence ATGATGAAGCAAATTAGCATAATCAGTGGAAAAGGCGGCGCCGGAAAAACTAGTTTGACGGCATGTCTCGCGTCTCTCGCCCAAAATGCGATGGTTGCGGATTGCGACGTCGACGCGTCTGATTTGCACCTCGTATTAAATCCACAAGTAATTGAACGCGGAGCGTTTCGTTGTGGAAAAAAAGCCTATATATCAAAAGACAAGTGCATTGATTGCCGGGTTTGTTTTGACCTTTGCGCATTTGAGGCGGTGCAGCCCGTAGAGACAATGGCTGGAACCGTCTATCAAGTTGATTCACTGGCCTGTGAAGGATGCGGGGTCTGCGTCCGGTATTGTCCCGTCGGCGCCATCGAACTTCGGGAAGAAGAAAATGGAGAATGGTTTCGCTCTCACTCACGTTTAGGGCCAATGACTCACGCAACCTTGCAAGTCGCGAAAGAGAATTCAGGAAAACTATCAACGTTGGTTCGGAGACATGCGTTTGAATGGGGCCAATCACTTGGCTGCGATTGGATATTGATCGACGGCCCGCCCGGGATTGGATGTCCCGTCATTGCTGCAATTTCAGGCGTTGATTTAGTTCTTATCGTCACCGAGCCAACGTTATCCGGTTTTCATGATATGGAACGAGTGGTTGAATTGTCTCATCACTTCGATATTCCAGCCGTTATTTGTGTGAACAAATATGATATCAACCGGGATATCACCCACAGCATCACCATGCGCGGAATCGAACTGGGGACGCCAGTTGTTGGGCGAATTCCGTATGACAGTTCTTTCGTCGAGGCGCAAATCAATCAAATGTCATTAACAGAATTTTCAAATGGTCCGTCGGCAATCGCCATTCGAGAACTATGGCGAACCATAAAACAACGACTAACTTTATCAAGTGAAGTCTCAAAAAAAGGAGCCAACTAA
- a CDS encoding ATP-binding protein produces the protein MKVAIASGKGGVGKTTVAANLAYIASRYSSAPVCLLDCDVEEPNCHIFVKPILDQKLPVYVNCPSYDPSLCTQCGQCADICQFQAIVYVGKNILVFPDLCHGCGGCWRGCPEKAITKGQRTVGDIERGWADGFAFVQGKLNIGEPSAVPVIRTVKSYADDNSFVIVDCPPGCSCPTIEAVRDCDFVILVCEPTPFGVHDLHLIVELLRLLEVPFGVVINRDGIGDSCAHDYCAREAIPIIASVPDDRIAAEACSRGELIVKSVPSVQKPMVEIYFSVASSLVGSESRP, from the coding sequence ATGAAAGTTGCAATCGCTAGCGGTAAGGGCGGCGTCGGGAAAACGACCGTCGCCGCCAATCTTGCGTATATCGCATCTCGTTATTCATCCGCTCCAGTTTGCTTGCTTGACTGCGACGTTGAAGAGCCGAACTGCCATATCTTTGTTAAACCTATACTCGATCAAAAATTGCCGGTTTATGTGAACTGCCCGAGTTATGATCCCAGCCTATGTACTCAATGTGGTCAGTGTGCAGACATCTGTCAGTTTCAGGCAATTGTTTATGTGGGCAAGAACATTTTGGTGTTTCCTGATCTCTGTCATGGATGCGGCGGCTGTTGGCGTGGATGCCCCGAAAAAGCAATCACAAAAGGCCAGCGAACGGTTGGTGATATTGAGCGGGGATGGGCGGACGGCTTTGCATTTGTTCAGGGGAAACTAAATATCGGAGAACCGTCTGCTGTTCCTGTGATCCGAACGGTAAAGTCGTATGCAGATGATAATTCGTTTGTCATCGTTGATTGCCCGCCGGGTTGTTCCTGCCCAACCATTGAAGCGGTTCGAGATTGTGATTTTGTGATTCTTGTCTGTGAACCGACGCCGTTCGGCGTCCACGATCTTCATTTAATTGTTGAACTTTTGCGATTATTAGAGGTTCCGTTTGGCGTGGTCATTAACCGGGATGGAATCGGCGATTCTTGTGCGCATGATTACTGTGCGAGAGAAGCGATTCCGATTATCGCTTCGGTGCCGGATGATCGTATCGCCGCTGAGGCCTGTTCTCGCGGAGAATTGATTGTCAAGAGCGTTCCAAGCGTGCAAAAACCAATGGTGGAAATATATTTTAGCGTTGCGTCTTCATTGGTCGGAAGCGAGAGCCGCCCATGA
- a CDS encoding DUF5320 domain-containing protein encodes MPGKDRSGPSGMGPATGRGFGLCTGTVSNVSTGRGGVPFRVGRSVGRRRGSRASNSFGRGRRQGNFSLDVAAFDRNQDLAALKEQAEQVQLLLDNINQRIEKLEAPPSNEPSSLEP; translated from the coding sequence ATGCCAGGAAAAGATCGAAGCGGCCCCTCTGGAATGGGGCCCGCCACAGGACGCGGTTTTGGATTGTGTACTGGAACCGTAAGCAATGTTTCTACAGGGAGAGGAGGCGTTCCATTTCGAGTTGGTCGCAGTGTTGGACGAAGACGAGGGAGCAGGGCCTCCAACTCATTTGGAAGAGGACGCCGACAGGGAAACTTCTCTCTAGATGTTGCTGCATTCGACCGCAATCAGGATTTGGCCGCGCTAAAAGAACAGGCGGAGCAAGTTCAATTGTTGTTGGATAACATCAACCAACGCATTGAGAAATTGGAAGCGCCGCCCAGCAACGAACCATCATCATTGGAACCATAA
- a CDS encoding ARMT1-like domain-containing protein: MKTYFDCIPCFLKQALATARFVSSDERIHEGMLRNMLREVSEMDLTMPPPIMGQRIHRLIRELTTQSDPYYERKQYFNQFALRLLPRLKRYVDDAADPLECAVRLAIAGNIIDFGAAATVEDESVHASIEKSLSADISNAAIELFKQAINEAKTILFLGDNAGEIVFDQLLLSQMPLDKVVYVVKGKPIINDATMEDALETGLTQMVRVVGNGSDAPGCILDDCSPIFRERFASADLIIAKGQANYETLSHIRKPIFFLLQAKCPVIARDIGCKTGDFILTGNYDAPVATNRA, translated from the coding sequence ATGAAAACGTACTTTGATTGCATCCCTTGTTTTTTAAAACAGGCGCTGGCAACTGCCCGTTTTGTATCGAGCGATGAGCGCATTCACGAAGGGATGTTGCGAAACATGCTACGAGAAGTGAGTGAAATGGACCTGACGATGCCTCCGCCGATCATGGGGCAGCGCATACACCGTTTGATTCGTGAATTAACCACCCAGAGCGATCCGTATTACGAACGCAAACAATATTTCAACCAGTTTGCGCTGAGACTGTTGCCCCGGCTGAAGCGCTACGTCGATGACGCGGCGGACCCACTGGAGTGCGCCGTCCGCTTGGCGATCGCTGGAAACATTATCGATTTTGGCGCTGCGGCAACGGTTGAAGATGAATCGGTCCATGCATCAATTGAAAAGAGTTTGTCAGCAGATATCTCAAACGCAGCGATTGAATTGTTTAAACAGGCGATCAACGAAGCCAAGACGATTTTATTTCTTGGCGACAATGCGGGAGAGATCGTTTTTGACCAATTGTTGCTTTCGCAAATGCCGCTCGACAAGGTTGTCTATGTAGTGAAAGGCAAGCCAATCATTAATGACGCAACCATGGAAGACGCATTGGAAACAGGGCTGACCCAGATGGTGCGTGTTGTTGGCAATGGCTCTGATGCGCCTGGCTGTATTTTGGATGATTGCTCGCCGATTTTTCGCGAACGGTTTGCTTCCGCCGATTTAATTATTGCAAAAGGCCAGGCCAATTACGAAACGCTTAGCCATATTCGAAAGCCGATTTTCTTTCTCTTACAAGCCAAATGTCCCGTGATCGCACGGGACATCGGATGCAAGACCGGCGATTTTATTCTCACCGGAAATTACGATGCACCGGTTGCAACCAACCGTGCATAA
- a CDS encoding NifB/NifX family molybdenum-iron cluster-binding protein, protein MKIAIASQGMDIFSRVNSRLGRSAYFIIFDSDSEEFNALENDENNEMDHGAGIGTVKMLATHGVKVVIAGNIGPKALTTLSAANIKGYLSSEESVVQALKQFKAGKLKEKSAEDQDGVGARANENVL, encoded by the coding sequence ATGAAAATTGCAATCGCTTCACAAGGCATGGATATCTTTAGCCGGGTTAATTCACGTTTAGGCCGGTCTGCGTATTTTATTATTTTCGATTCGGATAGCGAAGAATTTAACGCGCTTGAAAATGACGAGAATAATGAAATGGATCACGGGGCCGGCATTGGGACAGTGAAAATGCTTGCTACTCATGGAGTCAAAGTGGTGATAGCCGGAAACATCGGCCCTAAAGCCCTGACAACGCTGTCGGCGGCGAACATCAAGGGGTATCTCTCTTCAGAGGAATCGGTCGTACAGGCCCTCAAACAATTCAAAGCCGGAAAGTTAAAAGAAAAAAGCGCCGAAGACCAAGACGGCGTTGGAGCCAGAGCAAATGAAAACGTACTTTGA
- a CDS encoding DUF169 domain-containing protein: protein MPQTHLQLFDLLKKQFGGEWIGVKINPSDDSKTLHTQKNLRVCEAIWNAKNESFILPVSQVSCMGGRRSLGDPNVDENALIEHIAEETGMTRISVRSILEITPRLDRVYALEMGAVSQPDVVMSYCSPRTAMKLVRLWQRMFQNELSVQISTFLATCGNVLSKSYQRNTICLSMGCPTSREMGFIQNDEIVVGIPARLINPLCLEERCDPSSNRGEPSPHFLPVQFTTPVSERKPHIPMENHYENCNRFTRHGYL, encoded by the coding sequence ATGCCGCAGACTCATTTACAATTATTCGATTTACTCAAAAAACAATTTGGCGGCGAATGGATTGGCGTGAAAATTAATCCATCCGATGATTCAAAAACCTTGCATACACAGAAAAATTTGAGAGTTTGCGAAGCCATTTGGAATGCAAAAAACGAATCATTTATTCTGCCTGTTTCTCAAGTTAGTTGCATGGGTGGAAGACGAAGTTTGGGAGACCCGAACGTCGACGAGAACGCGCTGATTGAGCACATTGCTGAAGAAACTGGAATGACGCGGATCTCGGTTCGCTCAATTCTTGAAATTACGCCACGATTGGACCGTGTATATGCGCTTGAAATGGGCGCCGTGTCGCAACCCGATGTTGTCATGTCATATTGCTCTCCCAGAACAGCAATGAAGTTGGTTCGGCTCTGGCAGCGGATGTTTCAAAACGAGTTGAGCGTTCAAATTTCCACTTTCCTGGCCACCTGCGGCAATGTGTTATCAAAATCCTATCAGCGAAATACGATTTGTCTTTCGATGGGGTGTCCAACGTCTCGCGAGATGGGTTTTATTCAAAACGACGAAATCGTAGTGGGAATTCCAGCCCGGCTGATTAATCCACTGTGCTTAGAAGAGCGCTGTGATCCATCTTCAAATCGTGGAGAGCCGTCTCCACACTTCTTACCGGTTCAATTCACCACGCCCGTTTCGGAGCGTAAGCCGCATATCCCAATGGAGAATCATTATGAAAATTGCAATCGCTTCACAAGGCATGGATATCTTTAG
- a CDS encoding NifB/NifX family molybdenum-iron cluster-binding protein gives MKIALPVLFSRIAPVFDTANRLLVIELIDGKEHGRKEHDLEGCIGINRAARIDEFKVDQLICGAISRPLEKMLQLREIEVTEHICGLIDEVVEAYLSNQLMQEQFLMPGCAKQRSFETDNKPCLHKQG, from the coding sequence ATGAAGATTGCTCTTCCAGTTCTCTTTTCACGAATCGCTCCTGTATTTGATACCGCCAATCGCTTGCTGGTCATTGAGCTGATTGATGGCAAAGAACATGGGCGAAAAGAACATGACCTGGAAGGGTGTATTGGAATCAATCGGGCCGCGCGAATTGATGAATTTAAAGTAGACCAACTGATTTGCGGGGCGATTTCTCGACCATTAGAAAAAATGCTTCAACTGAGAGAAATCGAAGTCACAGAACATATTTGTGGATTGATTGATGAAGTTGTCGAAGCCTATCTGTCAAACCAGCTGATGCAAGAACAATTTTTGATGCCGGGCTGCGCAAAACAACGTTCATTCGAGACAGACAACAAGCCGTGCTTACACAAACAGGGGTAA
- a CDS encoding sigma 54-interacting transcriptional regulator encodes MFEQPENSATDIILDSIADGVFTVDRNWNVTSFNRAAEKIIGISRQDAVGKPCCEVFRSSICESHCALKHTLKTGAPIINRTIYIIDLKGNQIPISISTALLKNSRGAVVGGVETFRDLSQVEELRKKLYEKYSFEDIVGHSAGMKRIFDVLPQVAASDATSVLIGESGTGKELFARAIHHLSSRNNKAFIAINCGALPDTLLESELFGYKAGAFTDAKRDKPGRFALADHGTIFLDEIGDVSPAMQVRLLRFLQEKTFEPLGATKSQTVDVRVIAASNKDLHQLVRRGKFREDLFYRVNVIRIEIPPLRERREDIPLLVQHFISSFNRVHEKAISHVSDRVMAALMTYPFPGNIRELENIIEHAFVLCRGPLIEATHLPPYLTDSNKAYEWNDQKSLSLQKLETIHITNTLNQYHGNRTAAAKALGIHPTTLFRKIKSLGILLPETDGRQHINTSKMQ; translated from the coding sequence GTGTTTGAACAACCAGAAAACAGCGCAACCGACATCATTCTTGATTCTATCGCTGATGGCGTATTTACCGTTGATCGCAACTGGAATGTAACGTCATTCAACCGCGCAGCAGAAAAAATCATTGGGATTTCACGCCAAGACGCTGTCGGCAAGCCCTGTTGTGAGGTATTTCGCTCGAGTATCTGCGAAAGCCATTGCGCCCTCAAACATACCCTTAAAACAGGCGCCCCCATCATCAATAGAACAATCTATATTATCGACCTGAAAGGCAACCAGATTCCGATCAGTATCTCAACGGCTTTGCTCAAAAATTCCCGGGGCGCTGTTGTCGGCGGGGTGGAGACGTTTCGCGATTTAAGCCAAGTAGAAGAACTGCGGAAGAAGTTGTACGAGAAATACTCCTTTGAAGATATTGTCGGACACAGCGCCGGCATGAAGCGAATCTTCGATGTGCTCCCACAAGTTGCCGCCAGCGATGCAACGTCTGTACTAATAGGTGAAAGCGGTACCGGGAAAGAATTATTTGCGCGCGCGATTCATCATTTATCCTCCCGAAACAACAAGGCGTTTATTGCCATCAATTGCGGCGCCCTGCCGGATACGTTGCTTGAATCAGAATTGTTTGGTTATAAAGCGGGGGCGTTTACCGACGCGAAACGCGATAAGCCCGGGCGGTTTGCTCTAGCGGACCACGGGACGATTTTTCTCGATGAAATTGGTGATGTCTCGCCTGCCATGCAAGTCCGTCTCTTGCGCTTTTTGCAAGAAAAAACGTTTGAGCCTCTTGGCGCAACCAAGTCACAGACGGTTGACGTTCGGGTCATTGCTGCATCGAACAAAGACTTGCACCAATTAGTGCGCCGGGGTAAATTCCGTGAAGATTTGTTTTATCGCGTCAATGTGATTCGCATTGAAATTCCGCCTCTTCGAGAGCGTCGTGAAGACATCCCCTTGTTAGTTCAACACTTCATCTCGTCGTTTAACCGGGTGCACGAAAAAGCAATTTCTCATGTATCAGATAGAGTCATGGCTGCTCTTATGACGTATCCGTTCCCGGGCAATATTCGAGAATTAGAAAACATCATCGAACACGCCTTCGTTCTTTGTAGAGGCCCCTTGATCGAAGCGACCCATTTGCCTCCGTACCTCACCGACAGCAACAAGGCGTATGAATGGAATGATCAAAAGAGTTTGTCCTTGCAAAAACTCGAAACCATTCACATCACCAACACGCTCAATCAGTATCACGGCAACCGCACGGCAGCAGCCAAAGCGCTGGGCATCCACCCGACGACGCTGTTTCGAAAGATTAAATCGCTCGGGATTCTACTCCCTGAAACAGATGGTCGGCAACACATCAACACTAGCAAAATGCAGTAG
- a CDS encoding glycoside hydrolase family 31 protein, whose amino-acid sequence MKTFCWLVIVASLNLFGLITIADELEIKLFDGEKFWGGCVTDGRAMPYGESKFDRDLYGDTQGNQAQPLLISNKGRYVWCEEPFEFEFDNNRLTVKSIAGKIESGKSGDTLRDAFLHVSKTYFPSTGELPDELLFIKPQYNTWIELIYDQREGRIRKYANDIIDNGFPAGVLMIDDNWQEDYGVWDFHPGRFQDPKGMMEHLHGLGFKVMLWICPYFSPDSETFRLLNRKRYFLLDERTGAYLCRWWNGYSASLDLTNPEAVEYFQSRLKYLVDEYGADGFKLDAGDARAYTDPNIIANETINPNEFSERWAKLGLPFKLNEYRACWKMAGQPLAQRLRDKGHNWRDLGQLVPDALALSIMGYAFICPDMIGGGEYSYFYNNPDKPLDQELIVRSAQCSALMPMMQFSVAPWRVLNEENMAICRDMALLHEKMGPEILAIAKASAESGEPMVRHMEYQYPHQGYAEIKDQFLLGENLLIAPVLEKGARTRTIVFPEGKWQGDDGMVVQGPSTTTVDAPLTRLPWFRKIN is encoded by the coding sequence ATGAAAACATTCTGCTGGCTTGTAATTGTTGCGTCTCTGAATTTATTTGGCCTAATAACAATTGCCGATGAATTAGAAATTAAACTATTCGATGGCGAGAAATTCTGGGGCGGATGCGTCACCGATGGCCGTGCGATGCCTTATGGCGAGTCGAAATTTGATCGAGACTTATACGGAGATACTCAAGGCAACCAGGCGCAACCGTTGTTGATATCAAACAAAGGCCGCTATGTTTGGTGCGAAGAGCCTTTTGAATTTGAATTCGATAATAATCGCCTTACAGTGAAATCAATTGCGGGAAAAATCGAGTCGGGCAAGTCTGGCGATACGCTGCGAGACGCATTCCTGCATGTAAGCAAAACATACTTTCCAAGCACAGGCGAATTGCCTGATGAACTGCTCTTCATTAAACCCCAATACAACACCTGGATTGAATTAATTTACGATCAACGCGAAGGCCGAATTCGCAAATACGCAAACGACATCATCGACAATGGATTTCCGGCAGGGGTGTTGATGATCGACGACAATTGGCAGGAAGACTATGGCGTGTGGGATTTTCACCCGGGACGTTTTCAAGACCCAAAAGGGATGATGGAGCATTTGCACGGTCTTGGGTTTAAAGTGATGTTGTGGATTTGTCCGTACTTCAGCCCGGACAGCGAAACATTTCGTTTGCTAAACAGAAAACGCTATTTCCTACTGGATGAACGCACGGGCGCCTACTTATGCCGCTGGTGGAACGGCTATAGCGCCTCGCTTGATCTTACAAACCCGGAAGCGGTGGAGTATTTTCAAAGCCGTCTCAAATATCTGGTCGATGAATATGGCGCCGATGGTTTCAAACTCGATGCGGGTGACGCGAGAGCCTATACCGACCCCAATATCATTGCCAATGAAACGATTAACCCAAACGAATTTTCTGAGCGCTGGGCTAAATTGGGATTGCCCTTCAAACTGAATGAGTACCGCGCTTGTTGGAAGATGGCGGGACAACCGCTGGCGCAACGGCTTCGGGATAAAGGCCACAACTGGCGCGACCTTGGTCAACTTGTTCCCGACGCCTTGGCGTTAAGCATAATGGGCTACGCGTTTATATGCCCTGATATGATAGGAGGCGGCGAGTATAGCTACTTCTATAACAACCCCGACAAACCACTCGATCAGGAACTGATCGTTCGTTCCGCTCAATGTTCTGCATTGATGCCGATGATGCAATTCTCCGTCGCGCCGTGGCGCGTGTTAAACGAAGAAAACATGGCCATCTGTCGCGACATGGCTTTGCTGCATGAGAAGATGGGGCCGGAAATTCTCGCCATCGCCAAAGCATCCGCTGAGTCGGGCGAACCCATGGTGCGCCACATGGAATATCAGTATCCCCATCAAGGCTATGCGGAGATTAAGGACCAATTTCTTCTTGGAGAAAACCTACTCATTGCGCCCGTTCTTGAGAAAGGCGCCCGGACGCGAACCATCGTTTTCCCTGAAGGCAAGTGGCAAGGAGACGACGGAATGGTCGTGCAAGGGCCTAGTACAACAACCGTTGATGCGCCGCTCACGCGGCTGCCCTGGTTTAGAAAAATCAACTAA
- a CDS encoding RNA polymerase sigma factor: MNNLTDDQLVILCKTNNAAAGKELFVRYALFLYRLAYRTTLCKTTSEEISQEVWLKIFQNLNRYQEGSSFKSWSASICYNLCVDHIRRSQRQKNLDVNLLTQLLYPAQLIPIHYAEQNEWLEKIIQHIQDMPEAFRTAFSLRYLEDMKYQEIAEIMNCQVKTARTRVFRVTESLREQFSV, translated from the coding sequence GTGAACAATCTGACTGACGATCAACTCGTAATACTGTGTAAGACAAATAACGCCGCAGCCGGAAAAGAGCTGTTTGTTCGATATGCGTTGTTTCTATACCGCCTTGCCTATCGAACGACATTGTGCAAAACCACATCAGAAGAAATAAGCCAGGAAGTATGGCTTAAAATTTTTCAGAATTTGAACAGATATCAAGAAGGCAGTTCATTTAAATCATGGTCGGCTTCAATTTGTTATAATCTGTGCGTCGACCATATTCGCCGATCACAAAGACAGAAAAATTTGGATGTAAACCTGTTAACCCAATTGTTATACCCCGCCCAACTCATCCCGATCCATTATGCCGAGCAAAATGAATGGCTTGAAAAAATCATTCAACATATCCAAGACATGCCCGAAGCCTTTCGGACGGCTTTTTCTCTACGTTACCTTGAAGATATGAAATATCAGGAAATTGCAGAAATTATGAATTGCCAGGTAAAAACCGCGCGCACACGCGTCTTTCGCGTCACGGAGTCATTACGCGAACAATTTTCTGTTTAG